Proteins encoded within one genomic window of Micromonospora halotolerans:
- a CDS encoding ArsR/SmtB family transcription factor: MEGVGTAKTATPAISPLAGEPIERADAERLAGVLKAFADPARLRLLSLIQSAPQGEASVSDLTAPLGLSQPTVSHHLRILTEAGLIERDKRGVWAYYRLVPSAIAAVADLLTPPRKRATKKTR; encoded by the coding sequence ATGGAAGGCGTGGGAACTGCGAAAACTGCGACGCCAGCCATCTCGCCCCTCGCTGGCGAGCCGATCGAGCGTGCCGATGCCGAACGGCTCGCGGGAGTACTCAAGGCGTTCGCCGATCCGGCCCGGCTGCGACTGCTCAGTCTGATCCAGTCGGCTCCGCAGGGGGAGGCGTCCGTCAGTGACCTCACCGCGCCCCTCGGACTCTCCCAGCCGACCGTCAGTCACCACCTGCGGATCCTCACCGAGGCCGGCCTGATCGAGCGTGACAAGCGCGGCGTCTGGGCGTACTACCGGCTCGTGCCGTCCGCCATCGCGGCGGTCGCCGACCTGTTGACCCCACCCCGCAAGCGAGCAACGAAGAAGACCCGCTGA
- a CDS encoding nucleoside hydrolase, translating into MGEPLTREPMRIILDTDLAMGAPGSDIDDGFALALALADPGLRVELVTTVGGNSDVVTSTRLTRELLEVLGRGDVPVVQGAPADVVAAEEIARRVLAEPGQLTIVAIGPLTNVARALALAPGVAGAVREVVVMGGVFLEQTNVAAMPGEYNFWCDPEAAQSVCESGARLRFVGLDVTRQVRLSREDARALESEGKFGRIAARHSEAWIDFQERVKPREAIEQGSCALHDPLAVAVVTRPDLVTWTEAHVAVETAGRVTRGVAVADLLMWENPPEPNCRIATAVDAPAFRELFLERMAALP; encoded by the coding sequence GTGGGCGAGCCGCTGACCCGGGAACCGATGCGGATCATCCTCGACACGGACCTGGCCATGGGGGCGCCGGGGTCGGACATCGACGACGGCTTCGCGCTTGCGCTGGCCCTGGCCGACCCCGGTCTCCGCGTCGAGCTGGTCACGACGGTCGGTGGCAACAGCGACGTCGTGACCTCGACCCGGCTGACTCGTGAGCTGCTCGAGGTGCTCGGCCGCGGCGACGTGCCCGTGGTGCAGGGTGCCCCGGCCGATGTCGTCGCGGCCGAGGAGATCGCGCGTCGGGTGCTCGCCGAGCCAGGGCAGTTGACCATCGTCGCGATTGGACCGCTGACCAATGTCGCACGCGCGCTCGCGCTCGCACCGGGGGTCGCGGGCGCGGTGCGCGAGGTCGTCGTCATGGGTGGGGTGTTCCTCGAGCAGACGAACGTCGCGGCGATGCCGGGTGAATACAACTTCTGGTGCGACCCCGAGGCGGCCCAGTCGGTCTGCGAGAGCGGCGCGCGCCTGCGGTTCGTCGGACTCGACGTGACCCGTCAGGTGCGGCTGAGCCGCGAGGACGCCCGAGCCCTGGAGTCCGAAGGGAAGTTCGGCCGGATCGCCGCCCGCCACAGCGAGGCCTGGATCGACTTCCAGGAGCGGGTCAAGCCGCGAGAGGCGATCGAGCAGGGCAGCTGCGCGCTGCACGACCCGCTCGCCGTCGCGGTGGTCACCCGTCCGGATCTGGTCACCTGGACCGAGGCGCACGTCGCCGTGGAAACGGCCGGCCGGGTCACCCGCGGGGTGGCGGTGGCCGACCTCCTGATGTGGGAGAACCCGCCCGAGCCCAACTGCCGGATCGCGACAGCGGTGGACGCGCCTGCCTTCCGAGAGTTGTTTCTCGAGCGGATGGCGGCTCTGCCGTGA
- a CDS encoding glucoamylase family protein, which translates to MRRLLAPLLALALVLTGGSAAGAASDERGPDRALLRYATDTWRSMAAMTDPGTGLIADNITGDLAAGGRATYTSPTNIGGYMWSAVVASKLGIISRLEARQRIAKTLDTLARLKHHTPSGMYYNWYDPRNGSVVTVWPDNGDTVYPFLSSVDNGWLAAALNVVKGAVPELRGQADAILRKMNFGFYYNPAASTPFGASGLIAGGFWDAPPPGCARQRDGVWFTCNHYDITVTEPRIATYLGIAMGQIPPKAYYNTMRTLPATCDWSWHEMQPVGFNTTYEGVAVYEGAYRYRGIQFVPSWGGDMFEALMPDLFVPEARWAPNSWGRNHPATVAGQIEHGMNDAGYGYWGFSPASDPAGGYQAWGVDAMGMDTDGYPSDMEHSKYDAGFGDCRPAGPDPDYGNGVVTPHAAFLALPYAKPAVVDNLARLKANFDSYGPGGFYDAIALGSGTVAKRYLSLDQAMIMGALGNELANDLLRRAFVSPQFERRIRPLIAQETFNVPADQNLPQLRGAA; encoded by the coding sequence ATGCGACGCCTACTCGCACCGCTCCTCGCGCTGGCGCTCGTGCTGACGGGCGGCTCGGCCGCCGGCGCGGCATCCGACGAGCGCGGCCCCGACCGGGCCCTGCTCCGCTACGCCACAGACACATGGCGGTCGATGGCCGCCATGACCGACCCCGGCACCGGCCTCATCGCCGACAACATCACCGGCGACCTCGCCGCCGGCGGCCGCGCCACCTACACGTCCCCCACCAACATCGGCGGCTACATGTGGTCCGCGGTGGTCGCCAGCAAGCTCGGCATCATCTCGCGTCTGGAAGCCCGCCAACGGATCGCCAAGACCCTCGACACGCTCGCCCGGCTCAAGCACCACACCCCGTCGGGCATGTACTACAACTGGTACGACCCGCGGAACGGCTCAGTCGTCACGGTCTGGCCCGACAACGGTGACACCGTCTACCCGTTCCTGTCCAGCGTCGACAACGGATGGCTCGCGGCCGCGCTCAATGTGGTCAAGGGCGCCGTGCCTGAGCTGCGCGGCCAGGCCGACGCGATCCTGCGCAAGATGAACTTCGGCTTCTATTACAACCCGGCGGCGTCGACCCCGTTCGGGGCCAGCGGCCTGATCGCCGGCGGCTTCTGGGACGCGCCGCCGCCGGGGTGCGCACGGCAGCGCGACGGCGTCTGGTTCACCTGCAACCACTACGACATCACCGTCACCGAGCCGCGCATCGCGACGTACCTCGGCATCGCGATGGGCCAGATCCCGCCGAAGGCCTACTACAACACCATGCGCACCCTTCCGGCCACCTGCGACTGGAGCTGGCACGAGATGCAGCCGGTCGGCTTCAACACCACCTACGAGGGCGTTGCGGTGTACGAAGGCGCGTACCGGTACCGCGGCATCCAGTTCGTACCCAGTTGGGGTGGCGACATGTTCGAGGCGCTGATGCCCGACCTGTTCGTGCCCGAAGCGCGGTGGGCGCCCAACAGCTGGGGCCGCAATCATCCCGCGACGGTCGCCGGCCAGATCGAGCACGGGATGAATGACGCCGGGTACGGCTACTGGGGCTTCTCCCCGGCCAGCGATCCGGCCGGCGGTTACCAGGCCTGGGGTGTCGACGCGATGGGCATGGACACCGACGGCTACCCGTCCGATATGGAGCACTCGAAGTATGACGCCGGATTCGGCGACTGCCGCCCGGCCGGACCGGACCCCGACTACGGCAACGGCGTGGTGACTCCGCACGCGGCGTTCCTCGCCCTCCCGTACGCCAAGCCGGCGGTCGTCGACAACCTCGCCAGACTCAAGGCCAACTTCGACTCGTACGGCCCCGGCGGCTTCTACGACGCGATCGCGCTCGGCAGCGGCACCGTGGCCAAGCGCTACCTCTCGCTCGACCAGGCCATGATCATGGGTGCGCTCGGCAACGAGCTCGCCAACGACCTCCTGCGCCGCGCGTTCGTCTCGCCCCAGTTCGAACGCCGGATCCGTCCACTGATCGCCCAGGAGACCTTCAACGTGCCGGCCGACCAGAACCTTCCACAGCTGCGTGGGGCCGCCTGA
- a CDS encoding alpha/beta hydrolase family protein yields the protein MSHSVEGSAASAPVVSVTPVVLPDRGRGQDLQVRVSAPATGSDLPIIVFSHGFGWSMDGYAPLVDFWAAHGFVVVQPTHLDSRTLGVTPDDSRYPEIWRLRVADLRHVLDELDLIEAAVPGLRGRLDRSRVAAAGHSWGGQTASMLLGARVLDADGVPGEDMSDPRVKAGVLLATTGTGGADLSPFAAEHFPFMSPSFSDMTTPALVIAGDRDDSPLSVRGPDWFTDPYHLSPGPKSLLTLFGAEHSLGGIAGYTVTETTDESPERVALIRRLTWAYLRSTLYPTDTGWATASAEGLGRIESK from the coding sequence ATGTCCCACTCCGTTGAAGGCTCCGCCGCGTCCGCTCCGGTCGTCTCGGTCACGCCGGTCGTGCTGCCCGACCGAGGCCGCGGCCAGGACCTGCAGGTCAGGGTGTCCGCCCCGGCGACCGGATCGGACCTGCCCATCATCGTCTTCTCGCACGGCTTCGGCTGGTCGATGGACGGCTACGCCCCGCTTGTCGACTTCTGGGCCGCCCACGGCTTCGTGGTGGTCCAGCCCACACACCTCGACTCCAGGACCTTGGGCGTCACGCCCGACGATTCCCGCTACCCCGAGATCTGGCGCCTCCGCGTGGCGGACCTCCGGCACGTCCTCGACGAACTCGATCTCATCGAGGCCGCCGTACCCGGTCTGCGGGGGCGCCTCGATCGAAGCCGCGTCGCCGCGGCCGGACACTCCTGGGGTGGCCAGACGGCGAGCATGCTGCTGGGTGCCCGGGTCCTCGACGCCGACGGCGTCCCCGGCGAAGACATGTCCGACCCGCGGGTCAAGGCCGGTGTGCTGCTGGCCACGACCGGCACCGGCGGAGCCGACCTGAGTCCGTTCGCCGCCGAGCATTTCCCCTTCATGAGCCCGAGCTTCTCGGACATGACCACGCCGGCCCTGGTGATCGCGGGCGACCGGGACGACTCGCCGCTGTCGGTCCGGGGACCGGACTGGTTCACCGACCCGTACCACCTGAGCCCCGGTCCCAAGAGCCTGCTCACTCTGTTCGGGGCGGAACATTCCCTCGGCGGAATCGCCGGCTACACCGTCACGGAGACGACCGACGAGAGCCCCGAACGCGTCGCCCTGATCCGGCGGCTCACCTGGGCCTACCTGCGCAGCACGCTCTACCCCACCGACACCGGTTGGGCCACGGCGAGCGCCGAAGGCCTGGGCCGCATCGAATCGAAGTAG
- a CDS encoding DUF4396 domain-containing protein — MFEAASWVAFLTWWRSSSLPSPPTFASSALERTEMTLQPTWLLMLSWALLFVGLVSTVVVVVDQFVFGYRQPVKVMELVWPATALYLGPAAALAYRKWGRPLSPRWLDRHGDPPRRSRHAPTIIQIYHCGTHCTLGVIIATPITYGVGLEIFGSTVWPEVVGDYVGAVVIGIAFRYSAEARTGGRRAWAAMRKFFRSDLLTVSVFEFGLFGWLALMHFLVFHETLRPSSPVFWLIIQVGLIIGFFAAWPPTSLLIRRGVKMESLGTTQ; from the coding sequence ATGTTTGAGGCGGCATCTTGGGTCGCCTTCCTCACCTGGTGGCGGAGTTCGTCACTTCCGTCGCCACCGACATTTGCATCGAGTGCCCTGGAGCGAACGGAGATGACTTTGCAACCGACGTGGCTCCTGATGCTTTCGTGGGCTTTGCTCTTTGTGGGGTTGGTCAGCACCGTCGTTGTCGTTGTTGACCAGTTTGTTTTTGGATATCGTCAGCCGGTCAAGGTCATGGAGTTGGTCTGGCCAGCGACCGCCCTCTACCTTGGCCCAGCAGCTGCCCTGGCCTACAGAAAGTGGGGTAGACCGCTGTCTCCCCGGTGGCTGGACCGGCACGGCGACCCGCCCAGAAGGTCGCGACATGCTCCTACGATAATCCAAATTTATCATTGTGGCACGCACTGCACTCTGGGTGTCATCATTGCTACGCCTATAACCTACGGCGTTGGCCTCGAAATATTCGGTAGCACAGTGTGGCCCGAAGTCGTCGGCGACTATGTAGGCGCAGTGGTCATAGGCATTGCATTTCGCTACTCTGCTGAGGCTCGGACGGGTGGTCGAAGAGCGTGGGCCGCAATGCGGAAATTTTTCAGGAGCGACCTGCTGACCGTGTCCGTCTTCGAGTTTGGCCTATTTGGTTGGCTGGCGCTAATGCATTTTCTTGTTTTCCACGAGACCCTTCGGCCCAGTAGTCCGGTGTTTTGGCTCATTATCCAGGTCGGGCTGATCATCGGCTTCTTCGCCGCTTGGCCGCCGACCTCGTTGCTGATCCGCCGCGGCGTCAAAATGGAATCGCTGGGCACAACGCAGTAG
- a CDS encoding ThuA domain-containing protein, with product MDSGRTRQALVVRGGWEGHSPVAATERFIPFLEEHGYAVEVHESPEVYADGEKLAAIDLVVQCYTQGVATDEQVLGLSAAVAGGTGLAGWHGGVCDSFRGSPDYLHLTGGQWAAHPGGFVEYEVTVVPERRGHQIVEGLDRWALNTEQYWVLTDELNDVLATTTFGVRDDTPWREELTCPAVWTRQWGKGRVFVSTIGHKLEDLDHPDVRTLTERGLLWASR from the coding sequence ATGGACAGTGGGCGCACCCGTCAGGCTCTGGTCGTCCGGGGTGGCTGGGAGGGGCACAGCCCGGTCGCGGCGACCGAGAGGTTCATCCCGTTCCTCGAGGAGCACGGCTACGCCGTCGAGGTGCACGAGAGCCCCGAGGTGTACGCCGACGGCGAGAAGCTCGCCGCGATCGATCTCGTCGTGCAGTGCTACACCCAGGGCGTCGCCACCGACGAACAGGTACTCGGGCTGTCCGCCGCGGTCGCGGGCGGCACCGGTCTCGCCGGCTGGCACGGTGGCGTCTGTGACTCCTTTCGCGGCTCGCCCGACTACCTACACCTCACGGGCGGGCAGTGGGCCGCGCATCCCGGTGGCTTCGTCGAGTACGAGGTGACCGTCGTGCCGGAGCGGCGCGGGCATCAGATCGTCGAGGGCCTGGACCGCTGGGCGCTGAACACCGAGCAGTACTGGGTGCTCACCGATGAGCTGAACGACGTGCTCGCTACGACCACGTTCGGCGTGCGTGACGACACGCCGTGGCGGGAGGAGCTGACCTGCCCCGCGGTGTGGACCCGCCAGTGGGGGAAGGGCAGGGTCTTCGTCTCGACGATCGGCCACAAGCTGGAGGACCTCGACCACCCAGATGTGCGGACGCTGACCGAGAGAGGTCTGCTGTGGGCGAGCCGCTGA
- a CDS encoding TetR/AcrR family transcriptional regulator: MDSAAGKAAPRKRADARRNEQTLLDAAAAAFLASGVDVPVRDIAAQAGVGVGTIYRHFPTRADLVVAVYRHQVEACAEAGPALLASGGSPHAALARWIDLFVDFLVTKHGLAEALQSDDAAFQSLHAYFLNRLVPVCARLLETAAAAGEVRPEVHAYELMRGVGNLCIGAGRDPRYDARRLVGLLIEGLRPTREE, translated from the coding sequence ATAGACAGCGCGGCGGGAAAGGCCGCCCCGCGCAAGCGCGCCGACGCCCGACGTAACGAGCAGACCCTGCTCGACGCGGCCGCCGCGGCCTTCCTCGCCTCCGGCGTCGATGTGCCCGTGCGCGACATCGCCGCCCAGGCGGGTGTCGGTGTCGGCACGATCTACCGCCACTTCCCGACGCGGGCTGATCTTGTCGTCGCGGTCTACCGGCACCAGGTCGAGGCCTGCGCCGAGGCCGGCCCGGCCCTGCTGGCGAGCGGCGGCAGTCCGCACGCCGCCCTGGCTCGATGGATCGACCTGTTCGTCGACTTCCTGGTCACCAAACACGGGCTGGCGGAGGCGTTGCAGTCCGACGATGCCGCCTTCCAGTCCCTGCACGCCTACTTCCTCAACCGCCTCGTCCCGGTGTGCGCCCGGCTGCTCGAGACCGCCGCCGCGGCGGGCGAGGTCCGCCCCGAGGTGCACGCCTACGAACTGATGCGCGGCGTCGGCAATCTCTGCATCGGCGCGGGCCGCGACCCGCGCTACGACGCGCGCCGCCTGGTCGGACTCCTCATCGAAGGGTTACGTCCCACCAGGGAGGAATGA
- a CDS encoding Rv0361 family membrane protein codes for MAYEPVMVPPKDPRTRRTVLIVVGVMVSLCCLGGVIGGSVLWNLSREARGPAHESVDTFAGAMVARDFPAAYGQLCSQLRNRQSQADFVRQQSELFTSTGYEIVGVNITNSNGRVRGQADVRWLLPNGASGTQVLTLVKEDGDWRVCE; via the coding sequence ATGGCGTACGAGCCGGTCATGGTGCCACCGAAGGACCCGCGTACAAGACGAACAGTGCTCATCGTCGTCGGTGTCATGGTCTCCCTCTGCTGCCTCGGTGGCGTCATCGGCGGCTCCGTACTGTGGAACCTGTCCCGGGAGGCCAGAGGGCCCGCGCATGAGAGTGTGGACACCTTCGCCGGGGCGATGGTCGCGCGGGACTTCCCGGCGGCCTACGGACAACTCTGCAGCCAACTGCGGAACCGGCAGAGCCAGGCCGACTTCGTCCGCCAGCAATCCGAGCTGTTCACGTCCACCGGCTACGAGATCGTCGGCGTGAACATCACCAACAGCAACGGCCGGGTCCGCGGGCAGGCCGACGTGCGCTGGCTCTTGCCCAACGGTGCCAGCGGGACCCAGGTGCTCACCTTGGTCAAGGAAGACGGCGACTGGCGGGTCTGCGAGTGA
- a CDS encoding carbohydrate ABC transporter permease, with product MATKDTALRTRDRVAKTVLYVVLVLGLLAVAGPFVWMALSSLKPEREIRDVPPTWWPETVTLDNFRGLFSRLDFPLYFFNSALVATLVMVGNLLFCSLVGYALAKLRYPGKRALFLAVLGMLMVPGMVTFVPQFVLVSNMGLTNTYAGLILPFLVGPFGVFLMRQFLQSIPDELIEAARVDGAGEFRIFWRVVLPLCRPALATLGILTFLASWNNFLWPLVVATTEDKYTLPVALALYSVGENERNYGLLLAGAVVVVLPVLLVFLLLQRHFLRGIATTGIK from the coding sequence ATGGCCACGAAGGACACCGCCCTGCGTACCCGTGATCGGGTCGCGAAGACCGTGCTTTACGTCGTCCTGGTCCTCGGGCTGCTCGCCGTGGCCGGACCATTCGTCTGGATGGCCCTCTCGTCGCTCAAACCGGAGCGGGAGATCCGCGATGTGCCGCCGACCTGGTGGCCCGAGACGGTCACGCTCGACAACTTCCGTGGGCTGTTCTCCCGGCTCGACTTCCCGCTCTACTTCTTCAACTCGGCACTGGTCGCGACCCTGGTCATGGTCGGCAACCTGCTGTTCTGCTCGCTCGTCGGGTACGCGTTGGCCAAGCTGCGATACCCCGGCAAGCGGGCGCTCTTCTTGGCCGTGCTCGGCATGCTCATGGTGCCCGGCATGGTGACCTTCGTCCCGCAGTTCGTGCTGGTCAGCAACATGGGCCTGACCAACACGTACGCCGGCCTGATCCTGCCGTTCCTCGTCGGACCGTTCGGCGTGTTCCTCATGCGGCAGTTTCTCCAGTCGATCCCCGACGAGCTCATCGAGGCGGCCCGGGTCGACGGCGCCGGCGAGTTCCGGATCTTCTGGCGGGTGGTGCTGCCACTGTGCCGGCCGGCACTTGCCACCCTCGGGATCCTCACGTTCCTCGCGTCCTGGAACAACTTCCTGTGGCCCCTCGTGGTCGCCACGACGGAGGACAAGTACACGTTGCCGGTCGCCCTCGCGCTCTACAGCGTCGGCGAGAACGAACGCAACTACGGCCTGCTCCTCGCCGGCGCGGTCGTCGTCGTGCTCCCGGTGCTTCTCGTGTTCCTGCTCCTGCAGCGGCACTTCCTGCGCGGCATCGCGACCACCGGAATCAAGTGA
- a CDS encoding M14 family metallopeptidase, with protein sequence MRPVQRRIALLALPALVGSVLMATGPAGADPAGSAATAGSERSRLEVPEAARLVRIKLTGADMLDKVAAAGFDLEHGLKRVPTGIEGEAVATAEQVAELEALGVEILGDGEGFVWSEEADGGLQTLRTKAVQPLTHEETVRIARADWFTTKGQGFLYVEARTTEGAQTNPVVSMQLENDSGPDTSFGSARTMSRFVDSGQYMFHRNLFKLDARPSQIRVTSSTGGVATGYVSNWLEDGAPPLTANPAYKWDFVDGYRHPQQLFSRAEEIARQYPDIAEIVYLPNKTNGYQRKAQATIGGTGQSAVVVSSAAWGHEGGNDITVEFVDRPGANLPLGVEVAGKAIRVLLAKDASGAAASTAAQVAAALESQSQSLIDRAHPYRTNAGTGIVAATSGPVALTDFLDQKRVGAPEGEVPRGPATIPVLRIGKHRDGRNPGVLIQAQDHAREWVPATTSLESAERLVHNYRSDRETKKIVDNTDIFFILSNNPDGANYSFYNFASQRRNMTNHCPDDNADPARRNSWGVDLNRNYRVGSAHDGYSGGSNSCVSDTYQGPEKLSEPESKNIIWLVEKYSNIKFMMSVHSNGGQLFWQPGAYIADGRITTPRPPLGDEAFYWQSAARILSQVKAHRQTVVTPENVGGSSDVLYSSAGNVREDLYYTYGIYAFGWEVGGSVYNPATGNWQGGSFQPAWVGNPDLVSGHSETMEYANGIMEMFRIAADWGKDHQNPTSQLVPGGGKYTGPVDMRFETSEPATIYYTTDGSRPTLESPRYAATEFREPGQVFHVTETTTFHWFSVDSAGNIEQNYDPSKNDKRNNYRTATITIAP encoded by the coding sequence ATGAGACCCGTACAGCGACGCATCGCGCTTCTCGCGCTACCCGCCCTGGTGGGAAGCGTCCTCATGGCGACCGGGCCCGCGGGTGCGGACCCCGCCGGGTCGGCGGCCACGGCAGGCTCGGAACGATCCCGCCTCGAGGTTCCGGAGGCCGCACGCCTCGTACGCATCAAGCTGACCGGCGCCGACATGCTGGACAAGGTGGCCGCCGCCGGCTTCGACCTCGAACACGGTCTGAAGCGCGTGCCGACGGGCATCGAAGGCGAGGCGGTGGCGACCGCCGAGCAGGTCGCCGAACTCGAGGCGCTGGGCGTCGAGATCCTCGGCGACGGCGAGGGCTTCGTCTGGAGCGAGGAGGCCGACGGTGGCCTCCAGACCCTCCGCACGAAGGCCGTCCAGCCGCTCACCCACGAGGAGACGGTACGGATCGCCCGTGCCGACTGGTTCACGACGAAGGGCCAGGGCTTCCTGTACGTCGAGGCGCGGACCACCGAAGGGGCGCAGACGAACCCGGTCGTCTCGATGCAGCTCGAGAACGACTCGGGCCCGGACACCTCGTTCGGCTCCGCCCGGACGATGAGCCGGTTCGTCGATTCCGGGCAGTACATGTTCCACCGGAACCTGTTCAAGCTCGACGCGCGCCCGAGCCAGATCCGGGTCACGAGCTCGACGGGAGGCGTCGCCACCGGCTACGTCTCCAACTGGCTCGAGGACGGCGCGCCGCCGCTGACGGCGAACCCCGCCTACAAGTGGGACTTCGTCGACGGCTACCGGCACCCGCAGCAGCTGTTCAGCCGCGCTGAGGAGATCGCCCGCCAGTACCCGGACATCGCCGAGATCGTCTACCTGCCGAACAAGACGAACGGCTATCAGCGGAAGGCGCAGGCCACGATCGGCGGTACCGGGCAGAGTGCTGTCGTTGTCAGCTCGGCTGCCTGGGGCCACGAGGGCGGCAACGACATCACGGTCGAGTTCGTGGACCGGCCGGGGGCGAACCTCCCGCTCGGTGTCGAGGTTGCGGGCAAGGCGATCCGCGTCCTCCTTGCCAAGGACGCCTCCGGTGCGGCGGCGAGCACAGCCGCACAGGTGGCTGCGGCTCTGGAGAGCCAATCCCAGAGCCTGATCGACCGGGCGCACCCGTACCGCACCAACGCGGGCACCGGCATCGTCGCGGCGACCTCCGGCCCGGTCGCGCTGACCGACTTCCTCGACCAGAAGCGCGTCGGCGCGCCGGAGGGCGAGGTGCCGCGCGGCCCGGCCACGATCCCCGTCCTGCGGATCGGCAAGCACCGCGACGGCAGGAACCCAGGTGTGCTGATCCAGGCGCAGGACCACGCCCGCGAATGGGTGCCCGCGACGACCAGCCTGGAGTCGGCCGAGCGTCTGGTGCACAACTACAGGTCCGACCGGGAGACCAAGAAGATCGTCGACAACACCGACATCTTCTTCATCCTGTCCAACAACCCGGACGGGGCGAACTACAGCTTCTACAACTTCGCCTCACAGCGCCGGAACATGACGAACCACTGCCCGGATGACAACGCCGATCCGGCCCGGCGCAACTCCTGGGGCGTCGACCTGAACCGGAACTACCGGGTCGGGTCGGCTCACGACGGCTACTCGGGCGGGTCGAACAGCTGCGTCAGCGACACCTACCAGGGCCCGGAGAAGCTGTCCGAGCCCGAGTCGAAGAACATCATCTGGCTGGTCGAGAAGTACTCGAACATCAAGTTCATGATGTCGGTGCACTCCAACGGCGGCCAACTGTTCTGGCAGCCGGGCGCCTACATCGCGGACGGGCGCATCACCACGCCGCGTCCGCCCCTGGGCGACGAGGCGTTCTACTGGCAGTCGGCCGCCCGGATCCTGTCGCAGGTCAAGGCGCACCGGCAGACCGTCGTCACGCCGGAGAACGTCGGCGGCTCGTCGGACGTCCTCTACTCCTCCGCGGGCAACGTGCGCGAGGATCTCTACTACACCTACGGGATCTACGCCTTCGGCTGGGAGGTCGGCGGCTCGGTCTACAACCCGGCCACGGGCAACTGGCAGGGCGGTTCGTTCCAACCGGCGTGGGTGGGTAACCCGGACCTCGTCAGCGGCCACTCCGAGACAATGGAGTACGCCAACGGCATCATGGAGATGTTCCGGATCGCGGCGGACTGGGGCAAGGACCACCAGAATCCGACGTCCCAGCTCGTTCCCGGCGGCGGGAAGTACACCGGGCCCGTCGACATGCGCTTCGAGACGAGCGAGCCAGCCACCATCTACTACACGACGGACGGCAGCCGGCCCACCCTCGAGTCGCCGCGCTACGCGGCGACCGAGTTCCGTGAGCCGGGGCAGGTGTTCCACGTGACCGAGACCACGACGTTCCACTGGTTCTCGGTCGACAGCGCCGGCAACATCGAGCAGAACTACGACCCGTCGAAGAACGACAAGCGCAACAACTACCGCACGGCGACGATCACGATCGCGCCGTAG
- a CDS encoding DUF4253 domain-containing protein, which yields MTWYEGLPPGIPEGRLMKPYNGATPVYWLSSRPAAAGDWSRWRAQHHRTGLWPLLALHVEGEDEPFGIDAEYDRITTIEHHDSGVVLGEWWQWITKDDLDQEAATNLGYLNPVGARWPGLTPDPDRQGPVERFADQYADVPCTSPARLALVPATDGAHALTEIGWTGPLNHDNDTARFAAVARDWQRRFGATVVGLSFDTLHLSIAAPPVTLDLALQVTAEHFAFCPDNIWQSHTDTFPKYAEAIMGLNCWSFWWD from the coding sequence ATGACGTGGTACGAAGGGCTACCGCCGGGCATCCCTGAGGGCCGGTTGATGAAGCCATACAACGGCGCCACGCCGGTGTACTGGCTCTCCTCACGTCCCGCCGCAGCGGGTGATTGGTCCCGGTGGCGGGCCCAGCATCACCGAACCGGACTTTGGCCGCTGCTCGCGCTGCACGTCGAGGGCGAGGACGAACCGTTCGGCATCGACGCCGAATACGACCGCATCACCACGATTGAGCACCACGACAGCGGTGTGGTCCTCGGCGAATGGTGGCAGTGGATTACCAAGGACGACCTCGACCAAGAAGCCGCCACCAACCTCGGCTACCTCAATCCGGTCGGTGCACGATGGCCCGGCCTCACACCTGACCCGGATCGGCAAGGCCCGGTGGAGCGCTTCGCCGACCAGTACGCCGACGTACCCTGCACCAGCCCGGCGCGCCTCGCGCTGGTCCCCGCGACCGACGGCGCACATGCATTGACAGAGATCGGCTGGACCGGGCCGCTCAACCACGACAACGACACCGCCCGCTTCGCCGCCGTTGCCCGCGACTGGCAGCGCCGGTTCGGGGCCACGGTCGTCGGGCTGAGCTTCGACACCCTTCACTTGAGCATCGCCGCGCCACCGGTCACCCTCGACCTGGCCCTGCAGGTGACCGCCGAACACTTCGCGTTCTGCCCGGACAACATCTGGCAGAGCCACACCGACACCTTCCCGAAGTATGCCGAAGCGATCATGGGCTTGAACTGCTGGAGCTTCTGGTGGGACTGA